In Piliocolobus tephrosceles isolate RC106 chromosome 5, ASM277652v3, whole genome shotgun sequence, a single genomic region encodes these proteins:
- the LOC111541073 gene encoding histone H2A type 1-B/E codes for MSGRGKQGGKARAKAKTRSSRAGLQFPVGRVHRLLRKGNYSERVGAGAPVYLAAVLEYLTAEILELAGNAARDNKKTRIIPRHLQLAIRNDEELNKLLGRVTIAQGGVLPNIQAVLLPKKTESHHKAKGK; via the coding sequence ATGTCTGGACGTGGAAAGCAAGGCGGCAAAGCTCGGGCGAAGGCTAAAACGCGTTCTTCCAGGGCCGGGCTCCAGTTTCCAGTCGGCCGTGTCCACCGCCTCCTCCGCAAGGGCAACTATTCCGAACGAGTCGGGGCTGGCGCTCCAGTGTACCTGGCGGCGGTGCTGGAATATCTGACCGCTGAGATCTTGGAGCTAGCTGGCAACGCGGCTCGCGACAACAAGAAGACCCGCATCATCCCGCGCCACCTGCAGCTAGCCATCCGCAACGACGAGGAGCTAAATAAGCTTCTAGGTCGCGTGACCATTGCGCAGGGCGGTGTCCTGCCCAACATTCAGGCCGTACTGCTGCCTAAGAAGACGGAGAGCCACCATAAGGCCAAGGGCAAGTGA
- the LOC111541075 gene encoding histone H2B type 1: MPEPAKSAPAPKKGSKKAVTKAQKKDGKKRKRSRKESYSVYVYKVLKQVHPDTGISSKAMGIMNSFVNDIFERIAGEASRLAHYNKRSTITSREIQTAVRLLLPGELAKHAVSEGTKAVTKYTSSK, translated from the coding sequence ATGCCTGAGCCAGCCAAGTCAGCTCCTGCTCCGAAGAAGGGCTCCAAGAAGGCTGTGACCAAGGCCCAAAAGAAAGATGGGAAGAAGCGCAAGCGCAGCCGTAAGGAGAGCTACTCCGTGTACGTGTACAAAGTGCTGAAACAGGTTCACCCCGATACCGGTATCTCATCGAAGGCCATGGGCATCATGAATTCCTTTGTAAACGACATCTTCGAGCGCATCGCAGGCGAGGCTTCCCGCCTGGCGCACTACAACAAGCGCTCCACCATCACCTCCAGGGAGATCCAGACGGCCGTGCGACTGCTGCTTCCCGGAGAGCTGGCCAAGCACGCGGTGTCTGAAGGTACCAAGGCTGTCACCAAGTATACAAGCTCCAAGTAA